In Mugil cephalus isolate CIBA_MC_2020 chromosome 20, CIBA_Mcephalus_1.1, whole genome shotgun sequence, the following are encoded in one genomic region:
- the aldh3b1 gene encoding aldehyde dehydrogenase family 3 member B1 gives MASGERMDNHREVVERLRSAFRSGVTIPEQFRRAQLTKLKSLLKDNEEQIVKALHEDLAKPKFEAIIAEVDLLDAAGVCRQNLATKLDDCFVRREPLGVVLIIGPWNYPLQLLLTPLVAAISAGNCVIIKPSEVSAATDKLVAELIPKYLSQDCYAVVRGGAEETMGLLQNRFDHIFYTGSQNVARSILQAASIHLTPVTLELGGKCPCFIYGRVNITSAARRLVWAKFFNAGQSCVAPDYVLCTKAMRDALLPAIRETLEDFYSKEPQKNADLPRIVSLRHWNRLMELLGKTSGKVVVGGESDREDKYIAPTVVVDVAEDDALMAEEIFGPILPILTIESLEEGIDIINRKEKPLALYVFSDESSLVTRVMEKTSSGGFCSNDGIIHMTLPGLPFGGVGASGWGSYHGRWGFETFSHQRACMLRGWALERLNGLRYPPYTDDKLSWLRWTASPKSCSIM, from the exons ATGGCGTCAG gTGAAAGAATGGACAACCATCGTGAGGTCGTGGAAAGGTTGAGGTCAGCGTTTCGTTCAGGCGTCACAATACCAGAGCAGTTTCGCCGAGCGCAGCTGACCAAACTCAAGTCCTTGCTCAAAGACAACGAGGAGCAGATTGTCAAGGCGCTGCACGAAGACCTTGCTAAG CCTAAATTCGAGGCCATCATAGCTGAAGTCGACCTG CTGGATGCAGCCGGAGTATGTCGGCAAAACCTG GCCACAAAGCTGGACGACTGCTTCGTACGGAGGGAACCTTTAGGGGTTGTGCTGATCATCGGGCCGTGGAATTACCCCCTGCAACTCCTTCTCACGCCCTTGGTTGCTGCCATTTCTGCAG GAAACTGTGTGATTATCAAGCCGTCAGAGGTCAGCGCCGCCACAGACAAACTGGTAGCGGAGCTCATACCCAAATATCTGTCTCAG GACTGTTATGCGGTAGTTCGTGGTGGAGCAGAGGAGACCATGGGTCTTCTGCAGAACCGATTTGACCACATCTTCTACACAG GCTCTCAGAACGTGGCGCGCAGCATCCTGCAGGCGGCGTCCATCCACCTGACCCCAGTGACCCTGGAGCTGGGCGGAAAGTGCCCCTGTTTCATATACGGCCGGGTGAACATCACGTCCGCCGCTCGTCGCCTGGTGTGGGCCAAGTTTTTCAACGCCGGCCAGAGCTGCGTGGCTCCGGACTACGTGCTGTGCACCAAGGCCATGCGGGACGCCCTGTTGCCTGCGATCCGGGAGACCTTGGAGGACTTCTACAGCAAGGAGCCTCAGAAGAACGCTGACCTGCCTCGAATCGTGTCTCTGCGACACTGGAATCGACTCATGGAGCTACTCGGGAAGACCAGTGGCAAGGTTGTTGTGGGAGGAGAGAGTGACCGGGAGGATAAGTACATAG CTCCCACAGTGGTGGTGGATGTCGCTGAAGATGACGCCCTGATGGCGGAGGAGATCTTCGGCCCCATTCTGCCCATCCTCACCATCGAGTCTCTGGAAGAAGGCATCGACATCATCAACCGTAAAGAGAAGCCTCTGGCCCTCTACGTTTTCTCTGACGAATCATCT TTGGTAACAAGAGTCATGGAAAAGACCAGCAGTGGAGGCTTCTGCTCCAACGATGGGATCATCCACATGACGCTGCCCGGCCTGCCCTTTGGAGGAGTAG GGGCCAGTGGTTGGGGCAGCTATCACGGCCGTTGGGGCTTTGAGACGTTCAGCCACCAGAGAGCCTGCATGCTGCGCGGCTGGGCTCTGGAGAGACTGAACGGCCTGCGCTACCCTCCCTACACCGACGACAAGCTGAGCTGGCTGCGCTGGACCGCCTCGCCCAAAAGCTGCTCAATCATGTGA